In a genomic window of Streptomyces noursei ATCC 11455:
- a CDS encoding acyl-CoA dehydrogenase family protein, which translates to MRRTVFNEDHEAFRETIRAFIEAEVVPVYDDWCAAGQAPRDFYYKLAELGIFGIRVPEEFGGAGIDSHKFEAVIYEETARAGVSFGGSGVHVLLGLPYLQMLATEEQQKRYLPKFVSGEEMWALAMTEPGTGSDVAGMKTTAKLSADGTHYVLNGAKTFITGGVHADRVIVCARTSAPREDDRRFGISLFAVDTKSEGYSIGRKLDKLGLKVSDTAELAFVDVKVPVEDLLGEENKGFSYLGQNLPSERWGIAFGAYAQAKAAVRFAQQYVQERTVFGKTVASFQNTKFELAACQAEVDAAEAVADRALEALDAGELTAAEAASAKLFCTEVAHRVIDRCLQLHGGYGFMNEYPIARLYADNRVNRIYGGTSEVMKSIIAKSMGL; encoded by the coding sequence ATGCGCCGGACGGTGTTCAACGAGGATCACGAGGCGTTCCGGGAGACCATACGCGCCTTCATCGAGGCCGAGGTCGTACCGGTCTACGACGACTGGTGCGCCGCCGGCCAGGCGCCCCGCGACTTCTACTACAAGCTCGCCGAGCTGGGCATCTTCGGCATCCGTGTGCCCGAGGAGTTCGGCGGCGCCGGCATCGACTCGCACAAGTTCGAGGCCGTGATCTACGAGGAGACCGCCCGCGCCGGCGTCAGCTTCGGCGGTTCCGGCGTCCATGTGCTGCTCGGCCTGCCGTACCTCCAGATGCTCGCCACCGAGGAGCAGCAAAAGCGCTATCTGCCCAAGTTCGTCTCCGGCGAGGAGATGTGGGCCCTGGCGATGACCGAGCCGGGCACCGGCTCCGACGTCGCCGGCATGAAGACCACCGCCAAGCTCTCCGCCGACGGCACCCACTACGTCCTCAACGGCGCCAAGACCTTCATCACCGGCGGCGTGCACGCCGACCGCGTCATCGTCTGCGCCCGCACCTCCGCTCCCCGCGAGGACGACCGCCGCTTCGGCATCTCCCTCTTCGCCGTCGACACGAAGTCCGAGGGCTACTCGATCGGCCGCAAGCTCGACAAGCTCGGCCTGAAGGTCTCCGACACCGCCGAGCTGGCCTTCGTCGACGTCAAGGTGCCCGTCGAGGACCTGCTCGGCGAGGAGAACAAGGGCTTCTCCTACCTCGGCCAGAACCTGCCCTCCGAGCGCTGGGGCATCGCCTTCGGCGCGTACGCGCAGGCCAAGGCCGCCGTCCGGTTCGCGCAGCAGTACGTGCAGGAGCGCACCGTCTTCGGCAAGACCGTCGCCTCCTTCCAGAACACCAAGTTCGAACTGGCCGCCTGCCAGGCCGAGGTGGACGCCGCCGAGGCCGTCGCCGACCGCGCCCTGGAGGCCCTGGACGCCGGTGAGCTGACCGCGGCCGAGGCGGCCTCCGCCAAGCTCTTCTGCACCGAGGTCGCCCACCGCGTCATCGACCGCTGCCTCCAACTCCACGGCGGCTACGGCTTCATGAACGAGTACCCGATCGCCCGCCTCTACGCCGACAACCGCGTCAACCGCATCTACGGCGGCACCAGCGAGGTCATGAAGTCCATCATCGCCAAGTCCATGGGCCTGTAA
- a CDS encoding acyl-CoA thioesterase: MNDALQSLLDLLALERIEQDIFRGLSRASVVPRVFGGQVAAQALVAAGRTVPADRPPHSLHAYFLRPGDPGAPIVYTVDRIRDGRSFTTRRVVAVQHGKPIFHLTASFHAQEEAALEHQEPMPAAPDPLELPTAAEMLPRHAAEGFLTPDVAERLLEARAAIDLRYVDEPPYVTVGQPREPRSQVWFRTHGKLDDDGEIPRPLLDVCLVTYVSDMTLLDSILLAHGRGGWAVGDVVGASLDHAMWFHRPLRADEWLLYDQESPTARAGRGLGQGRIFTADGQLVVSVIQEGVVRVPRV; this comes from the coding sequence GTGAACGACGCACTGCAGTCGCTGCTCGATCTGCTCGCCCTGGAGCGGATCGAGCAGGACATCTTCCGCGGCCTGAGCCGCGCCTCGGTCGTGCCCCGGGTCTTCGGCGGCCAGGTCGCCGCGCAGGCACTGGTCGCGGCCGGCCGCACGGTCCCGGCAGACCGTCCGCCGCACTCCCTCCACGCCTACTTCCTCCGCCCCGGCGACCCCGGTGCACCCATCGTCTACACCGTCGACCGCATCCGCGACGGCCGCTCCTTCACCACGCGCCGCGTCGTCGCCGTCCAGCACGGCAAACCGATCTTCCACCTCACCGCGTCCTTCCACGCGCAGGAGGAGGCGGCGCTGGAGCACCAGGAGCCGATGCCGGCCGCGCCGGATCCGCTGGAGCTGCCCACCGCCGCCGAGATGCTGCCCCGGCACGCCGCCGAGGGGTTCCTCACCCCGGACGTCGCCGAGCGGCTCCTGGAGGCCCGCGCCGCGATCGACCTGCGGTACGTCGACGAGCCGCCCTACGTCACCGTCGGGCAGCCGCGCGAGCCCCGCTCCCAGGTCTGGTTCCGCACCCACGGCAAGCTCGACGACGACGGCGAGATCCCCCGCCCGCTGCTCGACGTCTGCCTGGTCACCTACGTCTCCGACATGACGCTGCTGGACTCGATCCTGCTGGCGCACGGCCGCGGCGGCTGGGCGGTGGGCGACGTGGTCGGCGCGAGCCTGGACCACGCGATGTGGTTCCACCGCCCGCTGCGCGCCGACGAGTGGCTGCTCTACGACCAGGAGTCGCCCACCGCCCGGGCCGGGCGGGGCCTGGGCCAGGGCCGCATCTTCACCGCCGACGGGCAGTTGGTGGTGTCGGTGATCCAGGAGGGGGTTGTGCGGGTGCCGCGGGTGTAG
- a CDS encoding Tat pathway signal sequence domain protein, with protein sequence MNASRNTVLEAWMKEHGYSSNSLAEAVNSAVGDLTGRVGGLDGSSIRDWKAGRVRWPKSATRVALEKVTGLAATALGFVPRGGAPSPAPEPPPEDAVERRRFLAAGTAWAAASATPASASSHRIGTSDVVRLQQRFTEIIVSDHRHGGRLGIEQKAAALAGEALALQNSGSASQRVRAHVYGCAAAFRSSAMWAAIDGRRYADAIGHMREAQILAELAADPAIKFRIWSHAGTLYRHMGRPAEALAANDVARSLSITRRDPLFASLALARQAAIQGVAGNASATRRGFGQAQDAMERADPSADRPVWMTSFYDRAELDSLALTGYLALGEYETAEAHAHRCLAALRPHMQRSKAIASTRLACAQLGQGDLEPAVATAMSISADIAAHHPRVAQMLRGFNTKIHALAPGSSAARQWSQCTHATRKESV encoded by the coding sequence ATGAATGCCTCGCGGAACACAGTGCTTGAGGCTTGGATGAAGGAGCACGGCTACAGCTCCAACTCGCTGGCCGAGGCGGTGAATTCAGCGGTCGGTGACCTCACGGGGAGGGTCGGAGGGCTGGACGGCTCGTCGATCCGTGACTGGAAGGCGGGCCGGGTACGGTGGCCCAAGTCGGCGACCCGGGTCGCGCTGGAGAAGGTCACCGGCCTGGCTGCCACCGCTTTAGGGTTCGTACCGCGGGGCGGCGCCCCGTCGCCCGCGCCCGAACCGCCACCGGAGGACGCCGTGGAACGTCGTCGATTCCTTGCAGCCGGGACGGCCTGGGCCGCTGCCTCGGCCACACCCGCGTCCGCCTCCAGCCATCGCATCGGAACAAGTGACGTCGTCCGGCTCCAGCAACGCTTTACCGAGATCATCGTGAGCGACCACCGTCATGGCGGCCGACTCGGCATCGAGCAGAAAGCTGCGGCGCTCGCCGGTGAGGCCCTGGCCTTGCAGAACTCCGGGAGCGCGAGCCAGCGGGTCCGTGCTCACGTCTACGGTTGCGCGGCGGCATTCCGGTCCTCCGCGATGTGGGCGGCCATCGACGGTCGGCGTTACGCAGACGCGATCGGTCACATGCGGGAAGCCCAGATCCTTGCCGAATTGGCTGCCGATCCGGCCATCAAGTTCAGAATTTGGTCACACGCCGGGACGCTGTACCGGCACATGGGGCGCCCAGCCGAAGCCCTGGCTGCAAACGACGTTGCCCGAAGCCTGTCCATCACGCGTCGCGATCCACTGTTCGCTTCCCTCGCTCTGGCCAGGCAGGCTGCCATTCAAGGCGTAGCTGGAAATGCCTCGGCTACCCGGCGCGGCTTCGGTCAGGCCCAGGATGCTATGGAGCGCGCCGATCCCAGTGCCGATCGTCCCGTATGGATGACCTCGTTCTACGACCGGGCGGAGCTGGATTCCCTTGCGCTCACCGGGTACCTGGCACTCGGCGAATACGAGACGGCCGAAGCGCATGCGCACAGGTGTCTGGCGGCTCTCCGCCCGCACATGCAGAGGTCGAAGGCCATTGCCAGTACTCGCTTGGCATGCGCCCAACTTGGCCAAGGTGACCTGGAACCGGCTGTTGCCACCGCCATGTCGATCTCCGCCGATATTGCGGCCCACCACCCGCGGGTCGCCCAGATGCTCCGCGGTTTCAACACCAAGATTCACGCCCTGGCGCCGGGCAGTTCGGCCGCCCGCCAGTGGAGCCAGTGCACGCACGCCACCCGGAAGGAATCGGTATGA
- a CDS encoding GNAT family N-acetyltransferase: protein MTSTIELRTFHSLEPARRHLLDVYADVRADLLHLPNYAVSAFAERLDRHSKEPGWVAVLAYDQDEPIGYAYANTVDSEDRWWKRVSPAPSAEYTDRHAVALKEIGVRIPWRGTGTARRIHDALLAECDEPYVTLMVNPAAGDGKVHHLYQTWGYEGIGQSRPSAASPVLTVMIRTVR from the coding sequence ATGACGTCCACCATCGAGCTGCGTACGTTCCACTCGCTCGAACCGGCCCGGCGGCATCTCCTGGATGTATATGCCGATGTCCGCGCCGACCTCCTGCACCTTCCGAACTACGCCGTCTCGGCCTTCGCCGAGCGTCTCGACCGGCACTCCAAGGAACCCGGCTGGGTAGCTGTCCTCGCCTACGATCAGGACGAGCCCATTGGCTATGCGTACGCCAACACCGTTGACTCCGAAGACCGTTGGTGGAAGCGCGTCAGTCCCGCCCCGTCGGCTGAATACACCGACCGGCATGCCGTGGCCCTCAAAGAAATCGGTGTGCGCATTCCCTGGCGCGGTACCGGCACCGCTCGGCGCATCCACGATGCCCTTCTCGCCGAATGTGACGAGCCGTACGTCACCCTCATGGTCAACCCCGCTGCCGGAGACGGAAAGGTGCACCACCTCTACCAAACCTGGGGATACGAAGGCATCGGCCAGAGCCGGCCCTCAGCAGCCTCACCGGTCCTGACCGTGATGATCAGGACGGTGCGCTGA
- a CDS encoding phosphatase translates to MPIAAAAPSRAELVDHLVRTRIAGNVATPRENNLLHYRRLANGDRHYWFGLELGDRWTDEQDVLAVMAERCGVNDDPDHRQGQDTIDPELTVDALDRAAAVLRKAAADRQRVLFATGHPGGLLDVHRATAQALREHDCEIMVVPDGLQADDGMVFQFGDVAMLERGATLWHTHSPAPMAAVLDGLERAGRPLPDLVMADHGWAGCAGQRGIPTIGFADCNDPALFLAESEGTVQVTVPLDDHVLSPRHYDPLTAYLLDAARLG, encoded by the coding sequence ATGCCGATAGCCGCTGCAGCCCCCTCGCGTGCCGAACTCGTCGACCATCTGGTCCGGACCCGGATCGCGGGGAACGTCGCCACCCCCCGCGAGAACAACCTCCTCCACTACCGCAGGCTCGCGAACGGCGACCGCCACTACTGGTTCGGCCTGGAGCTGGGCGACCGCTGGACGGACGAGCAGGACGTGCTGGCCGTGATGGCGGAGCGCTGCGGCGTCAACGACGACCCGGACCACCGGCAGGGCCAGGACACCATCGACCCCGAGCTGACCGTGGACGCCCTGGACCGCGCCGCCGCGGTGCTGCGCAAGGCCGCCGCCGACCGCCAGCGGGTGCTGTTCGCCACCGGCCACCCGGGCGGCCTGCTGGACGTGCACCGCGCCACCGCCCAGGCCCTGCGCGAGCACGACTGCGAGATCATGGTCGTCCCGGACGGTCTGCAGGCCGACGACGGCATGGTCTTCCAGTTCGGCGACGTGGCGATGCTGGAGCGCGGGGCGACGCTGTGGCACACCCACTCCCCGGCGCCGATGGCCGCCGTCCTCGACGGCCTGGAGCGCGCCGGCCGCCCGCTGCCGGACCTGGTGATGGCCGACCACGGCTGGGCCGGCTGCGCGGGCCAGCGCGGCATCCCCACGATCGGCTTCGCCGACTGCAACGACCCGGCGCTCTTCCTCGCCGAGTCCGAGGGCACCGTCCAGGTCACCGTCCCGCTGGACGACCATGTACTGAGCCCGCGCCATTACGACCCGCTCACCGCTTATCTACTGGACGCGGCAAGGCTCGGCTGA
- the speB gene encoding agmatinase, with product MTTASHEPVGPVDSSRVPRYAGPATFARLPRLDEVGGRTDVAVVGVPFDTGVSYRPGARFGGNAIREASRLLRPYNPAQDASPFALAQVADAGDIAANPFNINEAVETIEAAADDILGTGARMMTLGGDHTIALPLLRSVAKKHGPVALLHFDAHLDTWDTYFGAEYTHGTPFRRAVEEGILDTSALSHVGTRGPLYGKKDLTDDEKMGFGIVTSADIYRRGADEVADQLRQRIGDRPLYISIDIDCLDPAHAPGTGTPEAGGMTSRELLEILRGLASCNLVSADVVEVAPAYDHAEITAVAASHTAYELTTIMSRQIADARG from the coding sequence ATGACCACCGCATCGCACGAGCCCGTGGGCCCCGTCGACTCCTCCCGCGTTCCGCGCTACGCCGGGCCCGCGACCTTCGCCCGGCTGCCCCGCCTCGACGAGGTCGGCGGCCGGACCGATGTCGCCGTCGTCGGCGTCCCCTTCGACACCGGCGTCTCCTACCGCCCCGGCGCCCGCTTCGGCGGCAACGCGATCCGCGAGGCGTCGCGGCTGCTGCGGCCCTACAACCCGGCGCAGGACGCCTCGCCGTTCGCGCTGGCGCAGGTCGCCGACGCGGGGGACATCGCGGCCAACCCGTTCAACATCAACGAGGCCGTGGAGACCATCGAGGCCGCCGCGGACGACATCCTCGGCACCGGCGCCCGCATGATGACCCTCGGCGGCGACCACACCATCGCGCTGCCGCTGCTCCGCTCGGTCGCCAAGAAGCACGGCCCGGTGGCGCTGCTGCACTTCGACGCGCACCTGGACACCTGGGACACCTACTTCGGCGCCGAGTACACCCACGGGACCCCGTTCCGCCGGGCCGTCGAGGAGGGCATCCTCGACACCTCCGCCCTCTCCCACGTCGGCACCCGCGGTCCGCTCTACGGCAAGAAGGACCTCACCGACGACGAGAAGATGGGCTTCGGCATCGTCACCTCGGCGGACATCTACCGGCGCGGTGCCGACGAGGTCGCCGACCAGCTGCGCCAGCGCATCGGCGACCGGCCGCTGTACATCTCCATCGACATCGACTGCCTCGACCCGGCCCACGCCCCGGGCACCGGCACGCCGGAGGCGGGCGGCATGACCTCCCGCGAGCTGCTGGAGATCCTGCGCGGGCTGGCGTCCTGCAACCTGGTGTCCGCGGACGTGGTGGAGGTGGCCCCCGCCTACGACCACGCCGAGATCACGGCCGTGGCGGCCTCGCACACCGCCTACGAGCTGACCACGATCATGTCCCGGCAGATCGCGGACGCGCGCGGCTGA
- a CDS encoding SUKH-4 family immunity protein, producing MTEPTADQPLHTADQATARVLDWWENHRGDASRADLVVDRDRAAAGAVVREVHRRVPGSVLLDAAGKSAEGLLRELLAELGVLEKCRYSFAWGQEIRRLGRDHLVLIDRALSAGPTRRSAQPGLVVQRLAEQLRLTTGIGVVLAVPPEHKVRKGRITLRLAAPAAEAPPASPTALPLPVQALAFSEPRRVPPAVWRELISAATAAGLAAPDAGTGAAAAPGTEAELLALAAQFPDHLRCVDGHVGFHDESTAEAIRRAHGPELPAAVGRHLVAWLRERAADFRHPDGWAASGPLGRYAADGIAMHAVQAGLFDELVGDGTVVAQVPPDVLVDAAHCAHDGSLPGGNAAADAVHLRMYGLSRPPQPAWAAWLHLMATARNDTALADGIARSGVRLPWRTLWTHWRPPGGFHHTYLRPGVLDTQFSVRWQGAPAVLSVGEAVHVWDLASGGLLAGPWAADGDFPAEARSALTWAAGSHPAPGPASVRELRAAADTADGWRGALEELLHTYLDTGFALSPDAPAPLVLSGAGGLLAVQPRPGVGVDALQQPDVQLLLGNLTAAGPAAPADAPAPAPRDLADIYGTGAYVTTAAEDLPEDLTDATARRVLTGTGLPGFDDQGLALQPSHEDHLQEVPWPEDLPEQPDEEGPFHRLGRWMGGYVVLDGPTGHVLRRPVEYDDPTAENGVRVATDLENFLTMAGLFVTGRRILTEIQNRDEAHLMRQHIDDALFAVDWECSDAGAWQYPLHEE from the coding sequence GTGACAGAACCGACCGCCGACCAGCCCCTGCACACCGCCGACCAGGCCACCGCCCGCGTCCTGGACTGGTGGGAGAACCACCGCGGTGACGCGAGCCGGGCCGACCTCGTCGTGGACCGGGACCGGGCCGCCGCCGGGGCGGTGGTGCGGGAGGTGCACCGGCGGGTTCCCGGCAGCGTGCTGCTCGACGCGGCCGGGAAGTCGGCGGAGGGACTGCTCCGCGAACTGCTCGCCGAACTGGGCGTGTTGGAGAAGTGCCGCTACTCCTTCGCCTGGGGGCAGGAGATCAGGAGGCTCGGCCGGGACCACCTGGTGCTGATCGACCGCGCCCTCTCCGCCGGCCCCACCCGCCGTTCCGCCCAGCCCGGTCTGGTGGTGCAGCGCCTGGCCGAGCAGCTGCGCCTGACCACCGGCATCGGCGTGGTCCTCGCCGTGCCCCCGGAGCACAAGGTGCGCAAGGGGCGGATCACGCTGCGCCTCGCCGCCCCGGCCGCGGAGGCACCGCCGGCGTCGCCGACCGCGCTCCCCCTGCCCGTCCAGGCGCTCGCCTTCTCCGAGCCGCGCCGGGTCCCGCCGGCCGTATGGCGGGAGCTGATCAGCGCGGCCACCGCCGCCGGCCTCGCCGCGCCGGACGCGGGCACCGGAGCGGCAGCTGCCCCCGGGACCGAGGCGGAACTCCTCGCCCTGGCCGCGCAGTTCCCCGACCACCTCCGCTGCGTCGACGGCCACGTCGGTTTCCACGACGAGAGCACCGCCGAGGCGATCCGCCGGGCGCACGGCCCCGAGCTGCCGGCCGCCGTCGGCCGCCACCTGGTCGCCTGGCTGCGGGAGCGGGCGGCCGACTTCCGCCACCCCGACGGCTGGGCCGCCTCCGGGCCCCTCGGCCGCTACGCCGCCGACGGCATCGCCATGCACGCCGTGCAGGCGGGCCTCTTCGACGAGTTGGTCGGCGACGGGACGGTCGTGGCCCAGGTCCCGCCGGATGTCCTCGTCGACGCCGCGCACTGCGCCCACGACGGCTCGCTCCCCGGCGGCAACGCCGCCGCCGACGCCGTCCACCTCCGCATGTACGGCCTGTCCCGACCGCCCCAGCCCGCATGGGCGGCCTGGCTGCACCTGATGGCCACCGCCCGCAACGACACCGCGCTGGCGGACGGCATCGCCCGCTCGGGCGTCCGGCTCCCGTGGCGGACCCTGTGGACCCACTGGCGTCCCCCGGGCGGCTTCCACCACACGTACCTGCGCCCCGGCGTGCTCGACACCCAGTTCTCCGTACGCTGGCAGGGCGCTCCGGCCGTCCTCTCCGTCGGGGAGGCCGTCCACGTGTGGGATCTGGCGTCCGGTGGGCTCCTCGCCGGGCCCTGGGCCGCGGACGGCGACTTCCCCGCCGAGGCCCGGTCCGCCCTCACCTGGGCCGCCGGCAGCCATCCCGCCCCCGGGCCGGCCTCGGTCCGCGAGCTGCGCGCCGCAGCCGACACCGCGGACGGCTGGCGGGGCGCACTCGAAGAGCTTCTCCACACGTATCTGGACACCGGGTTCGCGCTCTCCCCCGATGCCCCGGCGCCGCTCGTGCTGTCCGGCGCGGGCGGGCTCCTCGCCGTCCAGCCGCGGCCGGGAGTGGGCGTCGACGCCCTCCAGCAGCCGGACGTCCAACTGCTCCTCGGCAACCTCACCGCCGCCGGCCCGGCCGCACCGGCCGACGCCCCGGCCCCCGCGCCGCGGGACCTCGCCGACATCTACGGCACCGGGGCGTACGTCACCACGGCCGCCGAGGACCTCCCCGAGGACCTCACCGACGCCACCGCCCGCCGCGTCCTGACCGGCACCGGCCTCCCCGGGTTCGACGACCAGGGCCTCGCCCTCCAGCCGTCCCACGAGGACCACCTCCAGGAGGTCCCGTGGCCGGAGGACCTCCCCGAACAACCCGACGAGGAAGGCCCGTTCCACCGCCTCGGCAGGTGGATGGGCGGTTATGTCGTCCTCGACGGCCCGACCGGGCACGTCCTGCGCCGCCCCGTCGAGTACGACGACCCCACCGCGGAGAACGGCGTGCGGGTCGCCACCGACCTGGAGAACTTCCTGACGATGGCGGGGCTGTTCGTCACCGGACGCCGCATCCTGACGGAGATCCAGAACCGCGACGAGGCCCATCTGATGCGCCAGCACATCGACGACGCCCTGTTCGCCGTCGACTGGGAGTGCTCCGACGCGGGCGCCTGGCAGTACCCGCTCCACGAGGAGTGA